The genomic interval ACGAAAGTGCCGTTGGTCGAGCCGAGATCCTCGACGAACCACTGGCCGCCCTGGGGGAAGATCCGCGCGTGGCGGCTCGACGAGTAGTCGTCGTCGAGCACCAGCGTCGATCCCGGGGAGCGGCCGATGAGGATGGACGAGCCGGTCAGGGGCAACGACGTGCCCTGCAGGGGCCCGGACACCACGACGAGGCGCGACGGCGAAGCGGCGTGCGATGCGGGAGCCGGCGCCGGGGTCGCAGGGGCGGGCGGGACCGCGCCGCTCGAGACCACACCGCTCGGGGCAGCGCCTCGGGCGCGCCGACGCCCGACGCGCCCGCCCGCGGTCCGGGTCGACAGGTCACGGCGCAGAACGCCGATCGCGGTGAGCACGAACACCCAGAGCAGCACCAGGTATCCCAGCCGCAGCAGGGTGAACGTCAGCTCACTCATGTCGTGCGGATCACCAGTCCTCGGTCTCTGTGGCGGCCGAGCCGGACCAGAACATGATCCGCGTTCGGCCGATGGTCAGGGTGTTGCCGTCGAGCAGCGTCGCGGCCGGAACCTGATGACCCTCGACGTACAACCCGTTGGTCGACCCGAGGTCCGTGGCGATGACGCCGTCGGGCGTCACGCGGATCTCCAGGTGCCGCCGAGAGACACCCGGGTCGTCGACGACGATGTCCGCGTCGGCGTCACGCCCGATCACGGTGACAGGGCCGGTGAGCAGGTAGCGCTGGCCGTCGATGTCGATGAGCGGGTGCCGAGTGCTCGGGCCGTCGTCGTCGCGGGGGCGACGGAACCGCGCACGGACGCCGAACGCACCTGGAAGCGGCCGCTCGCCAGGTCCTCGTGTTCCTCGAACGACACGCTGACCGGGCCGACGAACGCGTAGTGCTGGCTCGCGGCGTACTCGGTGAGGTTGGTGGCGAGCTCGTCCGCCAGAGTCTCGGCACCCCACGCCTCGATCTGCGCGAAGTCCTCGGGCGAGAGCTCGATGGTCAGCTCGTTGGGCGCCACCGTCCGGTCGCGGCCCATGACGGCAGCGCGGTCGTCGAGCTCGCGGCGTAGACGGCTCGCCAGCTCCACCGGCTTCACCTCGCTACGGCCGATCTTGGAGAACGCGTTGTTCATCGCACGCTCCACCCCCTTCTCGAAGCGGTCCAGGACGCCCATGCCACCTCCTCTCGCGTGCCCGACGCACGTGTTTCGTGCCGTCTGTCGCCAGGGACCGGGCCCCGCGACGGTGATCCGGGCCCCGAACGGGATCCGACGTCGCAGGTCGCCGGGCACAGACGACACCGCGGGCAGACTACCTAGATCGTAGGCAAGGGCACGGGATCATGACCGTGATTCGTGTGAACGACTGGCGGAAGGCTTGAAGAAATCGTCGCCCAACGGCGTCCTGGGCGGCCTCCGACAGGTCGCGCCACGGTCGCGTGCGCCGCGGTGCCGCTGGTAGCGAGCACGAGCGCGGAGCGATTCGAGGGGGTCGCCCGCACCGTGTTACTGTTCTCCGGCACGCGCGAGTGGCGGAATAGGCAGACGCGCACGGTTCAGGTCCGTGTGCCCGAAAGGGCGTGGGGGTTCAACTCCCCCTCGCGCACGTGGGGGACGTTTCCCAGTGGGAAGCGATCCTGTTGCCGAAACCCTCGGCCGGTTGATCCGGTCGGGGGTTTCGTCGTTTCCGGCCGGCTGTCGGCGCTGCGCCCTGGTGGCTGAGCCTGTCGAAACCACCCACGGCGGTTCCGTTCGGCCCGGCTCGCAGACGTGCGGGTGCGCCCGGGGCGTGGGCTGGCGCTCCGACGTCGTCGTCGATGCTCTGGCGTTGCTGCTGTGTTGTCGGCGTGACCGTGGTGCCGTCGGTGTCGGGCGGGGCGTGACCCCGCTTCAGGCGAGTGCGGGTGTAGCGACGCAGTTGTCCGGCGTAGGCGGGCTCGCCGAGCCGCATCGAGGCGGGCGCGCTGAACGCACAGGTGTGACTGCTTGACCGAGCTCGCCGCCCGAGGGTGTAGGCGCCGCGGGCTGCGAAGACGTCGCGTCGGTGCTTCTTCTCGCCGGCGCTGACGCCCCGCCCGGCTCCGTGGGTGCCGTGTGGCCGGACACCATCGTGCAGACCTGCGTCTTGCCATGACATTGTTGACGAGATCCTGCCGATGTTCGGGGGTGCGATGTTCGGGGGTGACAGTATTGGATTGTGCCGCCAGCTCCGAGGCTGGTGATGCCCTCGGGCGCCTAGTGGGACTGAGCGCCTGGGGTGCTCAGGCGGGTTGGGGAAGTTTCCTGACGATCGAGTTCGGAATGCCCCGGTGATGGTTGAAGGTGTCCCGCACGGGCAGTTCCATCTCTGGATTTATGGCTCAAACTGGGTGATTCGCGCGGATGACACTTGCGTCAACTCGGAGTCCGATCGAGACGAGATCGAAAGCGCCGCGGCGCTGATCTCCGAAAGAGGCCTGCAGCGAGTCTGCGCAGCGCGACGCCCGAATGGGTTCGAGATGGTCTTCGAGGGTGGGCTGGCGCTGACCGTCGAGCCATACGAACGCCCGGACGGAATGGAAGCGTGGATGCTGTACATGCCAAGCGGCGAGGTGCTCAGCGCTGGGCCTGGTGACGCAGTTGCGTGGGAGCCGGCTCCGTGAGTGCCGCCAACGTGGGATTGGGCCCCGGGACAGGAGACCGATACGCCCAAGATCGCGAGTCCGGAGCCATCACGAGGCCGGCCTTCCCGGGGGACCATCCGTGTCAAGTGACCACCATTGTCCGCGACTGGGGCGGCGCTTGCCGACGTCGACGTGCCACTGCAGTACGACCCGGTGGTCCGCGAGTGGTCAATCCAGATCCTGGACGGGGGAACGTCAGGACTCGTGCTCGACTACTGCCCCTTCTGCGGCACGCGCTTGCCGACCTCGATGCGTACCGCGTGGTTTGACCGACTTGAAGACCTCGGCCTCGACCCGGATGACTTGAAGGTCCCCGCCGAGATGAGCTC from Xylanimonas allomyrinae carries:
- a CDS encoding FHA domain-containing protein FhaB/FipA; protein product: MSELTFTLLRLGYLVLLWVFVLTAIGVLRRDLSTRTAGGRVGRRRARGAAPSGVVSSGAVPPAPATPAPAPASHAASPSRLVVVSGPLQGTSLPLTGSSILIGRSPGSTLVLDDDYSSSRHARIFPQGGQWFVEDLGSTNGTFVADEQISGVVPLPPGVSVQIGRSVVELQG
- a CDS encoding DUF6980 family protein, which gives rise to MVREWSIQILDGGTSGLVLDYCPFCGTRLPTSMRTAWFDRLEDLGLDPDDLKVPAEMSSDRWWRKV